Within the Hyalangium gracile genome, the region TGGCTCCCGTGTCCGGCTCGCCGCCGCTGAAGAGCGTGCCGGCGTCCGCGTTCAGTCGGTGGTAGCGGATCTGCTCGGGCGGCAGCGCGCGCAGGTGCACCGTGTAAGAGGTGTTCATGTCCAGCTCGAGCTCGTTCTTCTCCTTGCGGCCCACGAGGATGACGTCCACGTGGCCACGCAGCCGGTTGCGCGGCTTGTAGTTGAGCATCGAGCTGAGCCCCGCCTCGTACATCTTCATCCGGTGCCGGAACAGGTGCTCCTCGGCGGGCCCCTTCAGGTAGCCCTCGTCACGCACCAGGCCCGTGACGTACTCGTAGCGCTCGGTCTCCGGCAGCGAGCGGATCTTCTCCATCGGCAGCGGCACGTGGATGCCCAGCAGGCGCTCGAAGATGAAGTGGTGATCCTCGATGGCCCGCAGCTGCAGCGCATCCGTCCCGGGCAGGCACGCCCACGGACGCAGGAACACCGGCATCACCTGCACCAGCACCGCCACCTCCTCGCCCTCCTCCTGGAGCCGGCACGCCAGCTCGTAGGACGGCAGCCCTCCCATGCAGAAGCCGCCGATGTAGTAGGGCCCGTGCGGCTGGAGCGCTCGCACGTGGCGCATCCCGTAGTCGACCACCTCCTCCACCGTGCGCAGGGGCTCGCGCTCCTCGTCGAAGCCGGGCGCCTGCACGCCGTAGAAGGGCCGGCGCTCGGGCAGGTACGGCACCATGTGACGGAAGTAGGAGACGCCTCCATCCGTGGCGGGGAAGAAGAAGAAGGGCGGTACCCCCGCCTCCCCCTTCCTGAACTGGATGAGGTTGGAGGGTGTGTCCTTGGATCCGGATTCGCGGTTCTGGATGAGCGCGCGAAGGAGATGCTGCTTGGCCTGCGAGAGGGGTGCTGATGCCGTCATGGACGTACCTCCTGGGTGGGAACGAGTCGGGAAAGCATGGACTGGGCCTCCTCTTCGCTGAGCTCCGCGACGGCGGCCTCCAGCGCATCCACGTCACCGCTGCTCGCCGCGGACTTCAGCCGTGCGAACTTGAGCGCACCGGCGAGGCCCTTCACGGTGGGATGGATGAACAGCTCGGACATGGGCACGGACACACCCAGCCGCTCGCGAGCGGCATACAGCAGGCGCGCCGCCATCAGGGAGTGGCCTCCCAGCGAGAAGAAGTCATCGCCGCGCCCAGGGCTTCGGCCCGGCAGCAGCTCGCCGAAGAGCGCGGCCACCGCCTCCTCCATGGCCCCCACCGGCGCCTCGTAGGCCATCTCGGCGGGCAGCAGGGCGTGTGAGGAGGGTGGCAGCGCCTGGCGGTGCACCTTGCCGTTGTGGGTGCGCGGCAGCTCGGTCAGCAGCACGAAGTGCGCGGGCACCATGTACGCCGGCAGCCGTCCCTTGAGCCAGCTGCGCAGCTCCTGCACCTTCGGATCCGCCCCCGGCGCGGGGCAGAGGCAGGCGATGAG harbors:
- a CDS encoding thioesterase domain-containing protein encodes the protein MTASAPLSQAKQHLLRALIQNRESGSKDTPSNLIQFRKGEAGVPPFFFFPATDGGVSYFRHMVPYLPERRPFYGVQAPGFDEEREPLRTVEEVVDYGMRHVRALQPHGPYYIGGFCMGGLPSYELACRLQEEGEEVAVLVQVMPVFLRPWACLPGTDALQLRAIEDHHFIFERLLGIHVPLPMEKIRSLPETERYEYVTGLVRDEGYLKGPAEEHLFRHRMKMYEAGLSSMLNYKPRNRLRGHVDVILVGRKEKNELELDMNTSYTVHLRALPPEQIRYHRLNADAGTLFSGGEPDTGAISRAMAEFIK